The genomic region GAAATTACAAAGTCCTAAGTTAAAAGTCATTAATTTTGAAGCTACTGAACTTATCTGTGATTGGGAAAATCTTACCGATATAAATGCACTTTATAAAACAGGTATTACAGAATTGGATATGAGACACTCAAAAATCAAAAGCAATGTTATTGCGATTAAAGGTTTACCCCTGAGGAAATTAGTTTGGCCACGTTCTAATCCAGGCGAACACTTTATCACCATTCAAAAATGTGAAGATTTAGAAGAGTTATATTTACCCAGTGAATTTAAGTCTACAATCGATTTAACTATCGTTCCGAAATCTGTGAGAGTCTTTTTTTATTAAAAAAGTGTAAGAAAGCTAAAAAGGTCTCCGTTTGTATCAGAAAAAGGTTTTTTGATGCGATACTTGATGACTTTATTATTTGCGTTCAGCGCTAATGCGGGGATAGATTTCACGAAAGATATTCGTCCTATCTTTGAGAAAAACTGTTATAAATGCCATGGTGAAAAAAAGCAGAAAGGCGGGGTTGCCCTCCATGAAAAACATTTGGCTTTTCAAGAAGCCGATGGCGGTGAAGCGGTCATTATTCCACATGATATGGAAAGTATTTTACTTGAGGTGATTCAGGAAGAAGACGAAGATTTTCGTATGCCTCCCAAAAAAGCACTCGACAAAAATGAAATCAGCCTACTGAAGCAATGGATTAAAGAGGGCGCCGTGTGGCCATCTACCGGTAAGGCTGAAGAAGAGAAAGTTCATTGGGCTTATATAAAACCCGAAAGTAAATCTTTGCCCAAAGTTAAAGATAAAGAATGGGCGCAGAATTTCATTGATTATTTTGTTATACAGAAAATTGAGGAAGAAGGACTCAAACCAGAAGCAAGAGCCTCCGCGGAAACTTTGATTAGACGTTTGAGTTTCGATCTTACTGGCTTGCCACCGAGTCTCGACTTATTGGATAAGTACAGCTCAAATTTGAAGCAAGAGAACTATGAACAGCTCGTGGATGAATTATTGGCTCAAACTGCTTTTGGGGAGAATTGGGCGCGTCATTGGTTAGATCTTGCACGTTACGCAGATTCTAATGGTTATCAACGTGATGGCTTTCAGACTTTATGGCCCTATCGAGATTGGGTGATCAAAGCTTTTAATCAAGATATGCCCTATGATCAATTTACAGTCGAACAACTTGCTGGAGATCTTTTGCCTGAACCGAGTCAAAGTCAGCGGGTAGCAACTGGTTTTAATCGCTGTAATACACTTAATCTAGAGGCCGGAACTGACGTTGAAGAAGACCGAGTTAAGCAGGTAATGGAAAGAGTTAATACTATGGGGACTGTGTGGTTAGGGAGTTCAGTGAGTTGCGCTCAGTGTCACAATCACAAATACGATCCCTTTACAATAAAGCAGTATTATCAGTTCTATGCCTTTTTTAATAATACTCCTATTGAAGGAGAAAAAAGTAATGCAAAAAGTGCTAGTTTGAAGTATAGCGGAAATGGTTTGATGATCGCTTTGGAAGGAGTGAATCCAAAAATTCATAAACAGAGTCAAGTCTTAGTAAAAAAACTAGAGAAAGACTATCTCACCGAGCTACAGAGCCTTGCTCAAGGAAAGAAAAAATTAAACTTAAAAACGGCTCGTCAAATTCACCAGAAAAAATTTAAAGCTAATGATAAGATCAATAAGATCTGGGCTGATCTAGCAAAAAATAAAAAATCGCTTGCTAAGCATAAACCCATTATTACTGAAGTGATGAAAGAAATGGACCAGCCGCGAGAAACTCGTATTTTGCGTAAGGGGAATTTTTTGGATCCTGATAAAAGAGTCGAGATGGAGGTCCCCAATTTTCTAAATTCTATGCCCGCGGATGCACCGAAAAATCGACTTGGGTTGGCTTATTGGCTCATCTCAAAAGATAATCCACTCACCGCAAGAGCGGCGGTGAATCGTTTTTGGCGAGAATTTATGGGTACGGGAATATATGAAAGTTTAGAGGATATTGGCAAGCAGGGAGAAGTGCCGCTTAACCCCGACCTCTTAGATGCCTTAGCAGTGGACTTCATGGAAAATGATTGGTCGATGAAAAAATTGATGAAGAATATTGTGATGTCAGCAACTTATCAGCAACAATCTACATGCTCAGATGAAAAACGGGGGGAAGATCCGTTTAATCGACTTTATGCTCGTGGTCCTTCTTTTCGTTTAAATGCAGAAGCTATACGAGATAATGCTTTGAAGTTAAGTGGTGCGCTTTCAGCAAAAATGTTTGGCCCAACTGCTCGTCCTTATCAACCCGATAATATTTGGCGCGTAGCTGGAGATGTTGATAATAATTATCGTCAATCAAAAGGTGAAGATACTTATCGTAGAGGCTTATATACCGTGTGGCGGAGAAGCTCTCATTACCCCTCTTTTGCAAATTTTGACGCTCCGAATCGTTCGGCTTGTACAGTGAAGCGCTCAAGAAGCAATACACCGATGCAGGCACTGACTTTGATGAATGATCCTGTCTATGTCGATCTAGCTCAAAAGCTAGGAAAACGAATCATACTCTTGGGGACTAATGATCAAGAGCGAGTGACGCAAGCCTTTCGACTGTGTACCTCTCGTCAAGCCAGCAAGGAAGAGCAGCAGATTATGTTAGAGATTCTCGATCAGGAAAAAAGTGATGTAGGCTATGACAAATGGTTTACCTTAGCCTCGGTCTTACTCAATCTTCACGAAACAATAAACAGGGACTAATATGATGAATCGAAGAAATTTTTTAAATACGAGTGCCATGTCACTTGGCGCCCTAGCTTTAAACAAAATTAAAGCGGCAGATACATCATTTACTGCTGGCACACATTTTCCAGCCAAAGCAAAAAGCGTAATTTTTATGCATATGGTGGGAGGTCCCTCTCAGCTGGATTTATTTGACCATAAACCAGAATTAAAAAAGTATGACGACAAGCTAGCACCGGATCATATGTTTAAGGGCAAGCGTTTAGCTTTTATTACGGGCCACCCGAAACTTATGGCGAGTCCTTATAAATTTGAGCAATGCGGTCAAAGTGGGCAATGGATTTCAGATCGTATGCCTCATTTAAAAACGGTGGCAGATGAACTGTGTTTTGTGAAAAGCATGCATACAGAAGATTTTAATCACGCTCCTGCTCAATTGGCTTTTCATACCGGCCTAAATCGCAATGGTAACCCTGGTTTAGGTTCGTGGATGAGTTATGGACTTGGCAGTGCCAATAAAAACTTGCCTCCTTATGTGGTTATGGTTTCGGGCCAAATGCCAGGTGCAGGTTCAGCTTTGTGGAATAATGCCTTTTTACCAAGTGTTCATCAAGGTGTTGAGCTACGTTCAAAAGGGGACCCGATTTTATTTTTAAATAACCCGAAAGGAATGACTCGAGCGCAAAGAAGTCGAATTATCACAAAGATTAATAGCCTGAATCAGCAGAAGTTTAATAGTGTGAGAGATCCTGAGATCTCAACTCGCATGGCTCAGTACGAGCTTGCGCAACGGATGCAAAGTTCAGTTCCTGAAATCAACGATTTAAGTACCGAGCCAGAACATATTCGCAAAATGTATGGTGACACCCAGTTTGGAAGACATTGCTTACTTGCACGTCGACTTGTGGAGAAAGGCGTCCGCTTTGTGGAATTATTTAACGCTGATTGGGATCATCATTTGAACTTAAACAAGCGTCTTAATGCCAGCTGTGCAGAAATTGATCAAGCACAAACCGCCTTAATTATGGATCTGAAGCAGCGTGGACTGCTTGCTGACACCCTTGTGGTTTGGGGTGGAGAGTTCGGTAGGACGCCTTTACGTGAGCTCCGCGGAGGTAAGCCTGAAAATGGTGGTAGAGATCACCATAAAGAAGCTTTTACGGTTTGGATGGCAGGTGGAGGCGTTAAAGGTGGTATGTCTTATGGTGCTACAGATGAATTAGGTTATGGAGTCGTCGATAAAAAAACTCATGTTCGAGATCTACATGCGACGATAATGAAGCTCATGGGCTTGGACCACAAAAAAGTTAGCTACAAGTTCAAGGGCTTGGATCAGCGCTTGACTGGCGTAGAAGAATCACATATCATAAAGGAAATCATTTCTTAAACTTATTCCTGGAAATAAATGTCGGATATCCAACACACCCGTGAAAGTCTGCTGCTGCGTCTGCAAAATAAGCGAGATCAGTTTTCTTGGAAAGAATTCTGTGAGGCATATGAAAGATATATTTATCTAGTCATTCGTGGCATGAAGATGGATCATCATGATGCGGAAGATTTAACGCAGAATGTATTGATTAAAGTTTATGAAAATATTGCGGCTTATGATTATAGTCCAGAACATTCACGCTTTCGTACCTGGTTATCGAAAATTTGCCGCAATCAGGTCATTGATTATGTGCGTAAAATGAATGCTGAGAGTAAGAGAGTTGAAAACTATTATCAAAAAGCAGCACAGATGACTCAACCACAAGTAGATGCTTTGGCGGAATCGGAATGGAAGGCTCACGTGACCACAAGTGCTTGGGATAATATTCAGAATAAGTTCCGTGGAAATGCGACGAGCTGTTTTGAAAAGATTAATGGAGGCCAAAAAGTTGCGGAGGTCGCACAAGAACTCGGACTTTCTGAGAGCTCAGTTTATGTCTATTTTAAACGAGTAAAAGATCATTTAATTGCCGAAGTACGCCGTTTGGAAAATGCATGGGGTTAATGTAAATTCCAGATTAAATCTTTCTTAGTTTTAATATGTAATTTTCAAGCATCTCTCTGTTGAGATTAGTATCTAAAGACTAAGTAAGTTTAAAAAGATAATTAAAGGAGAGTGTTTTGAAATATTTAATGTTAATAATGCTTGGTGTATTAGTAGGCTGTTCGAGTGTGTCCAAGACACAAAAAGTTTTATATGTAACGACCGAGCCAGGTAAGCATCACGACTATACCGCACAGCGTTTAATTTTTGAGAAAGTGGCTCTAGAAGCCGGGTGGGATTATACAGTGCATAGCAATGAGCATTATGAACAACTTAAGCAGCTCGCTGATTCTGATTTAACCAAAGGCTATGATGCCGTTATTTATAACTTCTGTTTTGCGAATTCAAAAGATTTATTGACCACTGAAAACCTCATTAAGCAGACTCGTGAAAAGGGAACACCGGCGATGGTGATTCACTGTTCGATGCACAGTTTCTGGGCAACATTCAAAAATGGAGACCCCAAGGCTTTGGGCAGTGATTATAAAGGGCAGGCAAAAGCTGATGCTGAAGAAGTGAAAAAATGGAAAGCGACATACCCAGATCGCGAGTTTCCAGTTTGGGGTGATTTCACCGGTATTGCATCCACTGGCCATGGTCCAAAAATTCCAATGAAAGTTGAGAAATGCTGCGAGCACGAAGCTACCAAATCTTTGGCTAAAGGTGGTTACACAACAGTGAATGCAGAGCTCTATAACAATTATTATCTCGTTGATGGCGTACAGCCGCTTTTGCGCGGTGTGCAAAAAGGTATGGGAACAAAAGGCCGTGGCAAGAATAAAAAAACTTATAAAGTTGACGACGAAGCGATCATTATGTGGCAAGTTCCTCAAGGTAAATCTGAAGTGGTGGGTCTCACAACGGGTCACTCAACAGAAGAATGGCAGCAAAAAGAATTTCAGTTGCTCATTAAAGACGCAGTGAATTACTTATTGAAGTAAAGGTTTACGGCTAAAAGAGATTTCTTTAATAAGAACTTTATATACCTTTAAAGTTCATGATAGAGCTTTTTTATATGCCTGGTCAAGGAAAGGCATTTCCCTGCGGGGGAGCTCGAGGGGACTGAGTCCTCTCGTGTGCACAGCACCAATATAATTCTTTCCGGCCTTAGATGGTGGTTAATCGAGAGAATATTTGAATACTTTTAAAGTTCATGATCAAGGTTTCACAAGTATAAAAAAGCGCAGCCAAAACTGCGCTTTTTTAGTTTAAGGAAAAACGGGAACAGGCTAAATTCTGAGGGTTAAAAATAGCTATACTTTTTTTCTTTTAGCTGATCTTACTCGAATGCCTGCCTAAAGCTTATCCGCCTGACTGGCAAGTCCTCCCCGCTGGAGTGAGGCGGGCGTGTTGAGGGCTGCGCCCTAGATATAAATACCTCCGGTGGCCGAGGAGCCCTCGGAGCCATACTAAAAAATATATATATGAGCATAAAAAAAGCTTAAGATTCCACTCATTGAAGTCATGGGGATCTCACCTACACTGCAGTACTTAAATTCTCGAGACTTATTATGCCCATTTCTGCCTACATAGTGCACTGCTTTTCCCGTTACCATCAGGGGAACTGCTGTATTTATCTGATTGGACGTCTCGAAAATGGCGAAACATTTGGCTATATCAACAATAGTTTCGAGCCTTTTTTCCATATCCGTGAGAGCGATCAAGGCAGTGCTCAAAAGTATGCTCGTGAATTAGGCTTGCGGTTTAAAGCGAGTCCGCGAAAATGCATGGATGACGAAGCCACGCAGGTAGTGACTCATGCTAATAAAACCTTGCTCGATAAATTGGCGCGTTCACTCAAAACAAACAAAATTCGTACTTATGAAGCCGATTTAAAAGTTGAGACCCAGTACCTCATAGAGCTTGGTGTAGAGAGTGTCTGTCAGCTTTCAGGAAAATGGACGAAAGGGCGCGGGGTTGATCGTATTTATTCTAAAACTACGCTTCTGCCAACTCAAATTAAGCAGCAGGATTTAAAACTCAGGACAGTTATTATCGAGACTTTTTTTGATGATGAGGTACTGACATCATTCTCGATAATAGATCTTGAAGAACAAAAGACTTTAGTTAAAAAACAAAGCGATGACGAAATCACCTTACTCCTTCATTTAAAACAATCATTAAAAGATATTGATCCGGATGTGATTTGCGCTTGGTCGGTCCAAGAGCAAGTTTTTCTGCCACTACAGAAACGCTTTCATTGGCATGGTCTAGCTTTCGATTTAGGCCGGAGTCGCGAAGATTATTGGTTTATTGAGCGTAAGTATCGAGGCCGTGACTTAGCGGTACTTCAGGGACGTCAATTACTCGATATTGAACAACTCATGAGTCACACCTGGGAACGCTACGACGAATCGACTCCCGAGTGTATTATCAAAGAAGTTTTTGATACTGATTTAGCAGAGAAGAATGCTGAAAATACGGATGCACGAGCACTTGAACTTACACGCTTAGTTGAGCATAAAAACCTCGTCGCACTCAGTTTGCGTCGGAGCTTACTTACCGGACTGCAGCTAGAACGCTGTTGGGGTAGTATTGCGAGCTTTGAATTTCTTTACTTACTTGAACTCCATAAGAAAGACTTTGTGGCCCCAACTCTTGGGGTGGATCAGGAATTGCGAGACTCAAATCCAGGGGGATTAGTAATGTCGCCTCATGCAGGGATTCACAAAAACATTTTTGTCTTCGATTTCAAGAGCCTTTATCCATCTATTATCCGGAGTTTTAATATTGATCCTCTTGCCTACTCCAAAGTTGTGGGATCGGACGATGCTAGCGCTATTGTCACACTACCCAACAAAGTGAGTTTTCATCGTGATAAGGGTATTTTACCAAAGACCCTCGAAAGTTTTTTTGCTAGCCGTGAAGCCGCAAAAAATGATAAGGATGAACTAGCGTCTTTTGTCTGTAAAATTTTGATGAATTCTTTCTTTGGTGTTCTTGGAACACCGGGCTGCCGCTTTGCTCAGGGAGCGGTGGTTTCATCGGTATCTCAAACGAGTCATTACCTCTTACGTTGGATGAAAGCGGTTTTGGAAAAGCGTCATTATAAAGTGCTTTATGGCGATACGGATTCACTCTTTGTTGATCTCAAGATTAAGGATGATTTAAGTCATGCTGAGGCACATGAAATGGGTAATAAGCTGCATCAAGAGCTCAACCTTGCTTTGCGAGAACATTTAAAAGAGGACTTTGGCCTCGAATCCTGCCTCGACTTAGAATTTGAAAAGTTTTATCCCGCTTTTTTTCAGCCTTCCATGCGCGGAGATGATGCTAAGGGACGAGCCAAAAGTTATGCCGCTTTAAAGTCCACTAGTTCAGGAACTGAACTCGAAATTGTGGGCTTAGAAGCAGTACGTCGCGACTGGACTGAGGTGGCTCGTGAACTGCAGCGTGACTTACTGAAAAAAATGTTCAATCAAGTTCCTGGGCAAGAACTGGAAACCCATGTCCAAGAATTGATTAGTTCAGTAAAATCGGGTGCCTTAGATAAGCAACTCATCTACCGAAAATCTCTAACAAAATCCCTGGATTCATATACCAGTACCACTCCTCCACACGTTAAAGCTGCCCGCCAGCTTAGCGTAGTCCCACGGGTCATTTTTTATTACATGACGATTGCTGGTCCTGAAGCTAAACAAATCCTCTCGAGTCCGCTTGATTATCAGCACTATATTGATAAACAAATTCAGCCGATCGTGAAAAGCTTAGCACAACACTATGATTTTTCTTGGCAAGTGGCGGTACTCAATCAGCAGGAATTATTCTGAGTATTGTGAAGGCATAAAATAAATCTTTCAAGTGTACCTTTACTTTGTGTACACAAATGTGTATATTTAGTGAAATATTTAATACATGAGGACTTTAATAATGGAAATCACCACAAGAGAAGCAAGAGCACATTTCTCTACATATCTCGATAATGCAGAGCAAGGCGAAAGCATAACTATTGCACGTAGAGGTCATGCAAAAGTTGCTTTAGTAAAAGAAGAAGAGTTAGAGAAATTAAAGAATTACCAAGCAACATTGAAAGCAAAACTTTTTGATCTCTTTATGACTAAGAGTCCTAATGAAATAAATGAGATGCATGATGTCTTATGTGTGTTGATGGATGCAGACGAAATTACTAACCCAGATGTGGTAGCATCCATTGAAGATGCTGAAAACGGTAATACTGAAGCTTGGGTGATGCCTTAGTATGGAAGTTAAGTGGACTAAAAAAGCTATCAAAGATGCCCAGTATTTACACTCCAAGGATGTAGAGAGTTATAAGAAATTGAAAGAGTTGATTGCTGAAATTGAAAAAAATCCTTTTACTGGAATAGGCAAACCCGAACCTTTGAAGCATAAGCTCAAAGGCTGGTGGAGTAGACGAATTAATCACAAGGATAGATTAGTTTATAGAGTGAGTGGAAAAACACCACAGTTATTAGAAATTGCTTCATGTAGAGGACATTATTAATGAATAAGAAAAACGGCTTATTTATTTTGTGATTTTAACATGGTTATGTCTGTCATCAGATCCAGAAAAAAAAGTTAGGGGCAGGGCTTAAAAGCCGATCTTGTGTTTCATGGATTAGAGAGTCCTAATAGAACAGTGCGTTCTCTCAATATATCTTGTGAAGACATAGAATAAATCTCTCCATTACACTTTTACTTAGTGTAGACGAATGTGTATCTTCAGTGAGCTGTTTAATAATGGGAATACAATAATTACAGATGCTTAAAGTTTATATAGATGGTCAATACGGCACGAGTGGATTGATTTTACATTCATTAGTAGAGAATCACCCCCTTTTAAAATGTATTACTATATCAGCAAATAAACGGCGTGATGAAAAATTGAGGGTACAATGCTTTACGGAAGCGGATTTAGTCGTTTTATGCCTACCCGATAATGAAGTACAGAAAACATTAACATTAATCCCTAAGCATAAAAGAGTGATAGATTGCGGCGTCAGTTTACGTTCCGACCCTAAGTGGATTTATGGTTTACCTGAGTTGGGAGAGAAGCAAAGAAAAACTATTCGTGATGCTAAGTATGTGGCTAATCCAGGGTGTTTTGCTTTAGCGTTTATTTTACTGGTTAAACCTTTAATTGATTCGGATTATATTAGTTCCAGCAGTTTAGTTTCAGTATTTGCAGTAAATGGTTATTCCGCTGGAGGTCAACGAATGATTAAGCATTATGAAAGTGGACGTAGTAAAGGACAAATTCATAACCTAAATCAAAGCCACAAGCATATTCCAGAAATGATGAGATTTTGTGGTTTAAATCAAAGGCCAAATTTCATACCAAGTGTAGGAGCTCATAAAGAAGGTTTAGTTTTAACGTTGCCCTTGATCAACAGTAAGAGAAGTGAATTACTAAAACTGTATAGAGAAAAATATTTAAATGAAAAGTTAATAATACTCTATGATAATACAGTAAATAATCTGTCTCCTGTCTATCTTAAGAATGATATAGAGATATACATTAATAGGGAAGAGGATTGTGTTATCTCAGTTCGTATGAGTAATTTACTCAAAGGTGCGGCAGGAACCGCACTACAGAATATTAATATAATGTTAGGGATGGATGAGTGTCTAGGTCTTTATTAAATAAAGTGCAGTTCAAATCTAAAGGTGCATTGATCATTGTTGGAGGCACTCATGGTGCGGGTAAATCAACGCTATGTAGAGAACTTCAAGATATTTTAAAATGGCCATATTTAACTCCTCAAGAAATACTAAAAGAGCAGAGAGAGTTGACAAAAAATCAAGTTTTTAGATTAATTGTAAAAAGAGCGAAGAGTTATTTAAATGAAAATAAATCATTTGTTTTTGAGCATGTCATGTCGGGATCATTTGTTGATAAATTGATAAGCTGGGCAGAGCAAGAGAAGTTTGATATACATCTCGTATATATGAATATATCATCTACTCAAAAGGCTAATCAACGTATTATTAAAAGAGTAGCAGAAGGCGGTCATCAATTAGCTGATCAAGATATCAATTATCGTTTAAGTGAAAGCCGAATGCATTTTTGGGAGGACTATAGGCATAAAGCGCATACCTGGACTTTATATGATAACTCAGCCGAAAAAAGACAATTATTAGCTTGTTCGAGTAAAGAAAAACTATCTATTGAGATACAGCAGAAATTCCTTGATTTTAAGAACAGTATTGAACTCTGAGGTGGTGCGGAAATGAATTGGTTAGCACACGTATTCTTATCAGAGCATAATTCGGAGTTTCAAATCGGAAACTTTTTGGCGGATCCCTTGAAAGGAAAAGCATGGGCGTCAGCAAGCGATGATCTGATTAAAGGAATGAAAACACATATTTTAATAGATGTGTATACCGATAGTCATCAAATAGTTTCTAGAAGTAAAGCGAGATTACGGGAAAAAGGTTTATTGAAATCAGTTGTCATTGATGTTGTTTACGATTATTTTTTAAGCAAGAATTGGGATAAATATGTAGGACTTTCAAAAGTAGATTTCCTGTTGGAATTTAGTCATAATGCGAGAGCGGATATTCTTAATTATCCTGATAAACCAAAAACTTTAGTCAAAAACCTCATTGAGGGAAATCGACTGGATAAATATAACACATTAGATCAATTGAAAAACGCTTTTGAAAGAATCGACTCTCGCTTATCACCTAAACTATTAGCCAGAGAAAGTACCTGTAGCTATTTTGAAAAAGTTTGTAAAATTGAATCAGAGCTAGAATCTGATTTTCTCATGTTTTTCCCAGAGTTGTGTGAGTATGTAAAAAGTAATGTTGATTCAAAGAAACTCACACACTGGAGATAACATATAAGATTGAAGACAAAGTGATGATATAAGTTAATAGAATATATATCATCTGCCAAGCGTGATATAAAAAAGGCTATAATTATGTTATA from Lentisphaera profundi harbors:
- a CDS encoding DNA polymerase domain-containing protein, which codes for MPISAYIVHCFSRYHQGNCCIYLIGRLENGETFGYINNSFEPFFHIRESDQGSAQKYARELGLRFKASPRKCMDDEATQVVTHANKTLLDKLARSLKTNKIRTYEADLKVETQYLIELGVESVCQLSGKWTKGRGVDRIYSKTTLLPTQIKQQDLKLRTVIIETFFDDEVLTSFSIIDLEEQKTLVKKQSDDEITLLLHLKQSLKDIDPDVICAWSVQEQVFLPLQKRFHWHGLAFDLGRSREDYWFIERKYRGRDLAVLQGRQLLDIEQLMSHTWERYDESTPECIIKEVFDTDLAEKNAENTDARALELTRLVEHKNLVALSLRRSLLTGLQLERCWGSIASFEFLYLLELHKKDFVAPTLGVDQELRDSNPGGLVMSPHAGIHKNIFVFDFKSLYPSIIRSFNIDPLAYSKVVGSDDASAIVTLPNKVSFHRDKGILPKTLESFFASREAAKNDKDELASFVCKILMNSFFGVLGTPGCRFAQGAVVSSVSQTSHYLLRWMKAVLEKRHYKVLYGDTDSLFVDLKIKDDLSHAEAHEMGNKLHQELNLALREHLKEDFGLESCLDLEFEKFYPAFFQPSMRGDDAKGRAKSYAALKSTSSGTELEIVGLEAVRRDWTEVARELQRDLLKKMFNQVPGQELETHVQELISSVKSGALDKQLIYRKSLTKSLDSYTSTTPPHVKAARQLSVVPRVIFYYMTIAGPEAKQILSSPLDYQHYIDKQIQPIVKSLAQHYDFSWQVAVLNQQELF
- a CDS encoding ThuA domain-containing protein, whose amino-acid sequence is MKYLMLIMLGVLVGCSSVSKTQKVLYVTTEPGKHHDYTAQRLIFEKVALEAGWDYTVHSNEHYEQLKQLADSDLTKGYDAVIYNFCFANSKDLLTTENLIKQTREKGTPAMVIHCSMHSFWATFKNGDPKALGSDYKGQAKADAEEVKKWKATYPDREFPVWGDFTGIASTGHGPKIPMKVEKCCEHEATKSLAKGGYTTVNAELYNNYYLVDGVQPLLRGVQKGMGTKGRGKNKKTYKVDDEAIIMWQVPQGKSEVVGLTTGHSTEEWQQKEFQLLIKDAVNYLLK
- a CDS encoding PSD1 and planctomycete cytochrome C domain-containing protein, whose product is MRYLMTLLFAFSANAGIDFTKDIRPIFEKNCYKCHGEKKQKGGVALHEKHLAFQEADGGEAVIIPHDMESILLEVIQEEDEDFRMPPKKALDKNEISLLKQWIKEGAVWPSTGKAEEEKVHWAYIKPESKSLPKVKDKEWAQNFIDYFVIQKIEEEGLKPEARASAETLIRRLSFDLTGLPPSLDLLDKYSSNLKQENYEQLVDELLAQTAFGENWARHWLDLARYADSNGYQRDGFQTLWPYRDWVIKAFNQDMPYDQFTVEQLAGDLLPEPSQSQRVATGFNRCNTLNLEAGTDVEEDRVKQVMERVNTMGTVWLGSSVSCAQCHNHKYDPFTIKQYYQFYAFFNNTPIEGEKSNAKSASLKYSGNGLMIALEGVNPKIHKQSQVLVKKLEKDYLTELQSLAQGKKKLNLKTARQIHQKKFKANDKINKIWADLAKNKKSLAKHKPIITEVMKEMDQPRETRILRKGNFLDPDKRVEMEVPNFLNSMPADAPKNRLGLAYWLISKDNPLTARAAVNRFWREFMGTGIYESLEDIGKQGEVPLNPDLLDALAVDFMENDWSMKKLMKNIVMSATYQQQSTCSDEKRGEDPFNRLYARGPSFRLNAEAIRDNALKLSGALSAKMFGPTARPYQPDNIWRVAGDVDNNYRQSKGEDTYRRGLYTVWRRSSHYPSFANFDAPNRSACTVKRSRSNTPMQALTLMNDPVYVDLAQKLGKRIILLGTNDQERVTQAFRLCTSRQASKEEQQIMLEILDQEKSDVGYDKWFTLASVLLNLHETINRD
- a CDS encoding ACP phosphodiesterase; this translates as MNWLAHVFLSEHNSEFQIGNFLADPLKGKAWASASDDLIKGMKTHILIDVYTDSHQIVSRSKARLREKGLLKSVVIDVVYDYFLSKNWDKYVGLSKVDFLLEFSHNARADILNYPDKPKTLVKNLIEGNRLDKYNTLDQLKNAFERIDSRLSPKLLARESTCSYFEKVCKIESELESDFLMFFPELCEYVKSNVDSKKLTHWR
- a CDS encoding Txe/YoeB family addiction module toxin; translation: MEVKWTKKAIKDAQYLHSKDVESYKKLKELIAEIEKNPFTGIGKPEPLKHKLKGWWSRRINHKDRLVYRVSGKTPQLLEIASCRGHY
- a CDS encoding type II toxin-antitoxin system Phd/YefM family antitoxin — encoded protein: MEITTREARAHFSTYLDNAEQGESITIARRGHAKVALVKEEELEKLKNYQATLKAKLFDLFMTKSPNEINEMHDVLCVLMDADEITNPDVVASIEDAENGNTEAWVMP
- a CDS encoding DUF1501 domain-containing protein; translation: MNRRNFLNTSAMSLGALALNKIKAADTSFTAGTHFPAKAKSVIFMHMVGGPSQLDLFDHKPELKKYDDKLAPDHMFKGKRLAFITGHPKLMASPYKFEQCGQSGQWISDRMPHLKTVADELCFVKSMHTEDFNHAPAQLAFHTGLNRNGNPGLGSWMSYGLGSANKNLPPYVVMVSGQMPGAGSALWNNAFLPSVHQGVELRSKGDPILFLNNPKGMTRAQRSRIITKINSLNQQKFNSVRDPEISTRMAQYELAQRMQSSVPEINDLSTEPEHIRKMYGDTQFGRHCLLARRLVEKGVRFVELFNADWDHHLNLNKRLNASCAEIDQAQTALIMDLKQRGLLADTLVVWGGEFGRTPLRELRGGKPENGGRDHHKEAFTVWMAGGGVKGGMSYGATDELGYGVVDKKTHVRDLHATIMKLMGLDHKKVSYKFKGLDQRLTGVEESHIIKEIIS
- a CDS encoding RNA polymerase sigma factor, with protein sequence MSDIQHTRESLLLRLQNKRDQFSWKEFCEAYERYIYLVIRGMKMDHHDAEDLTQNVLIKVYENIAAYDYSPEHSRFRTWLSKICRNQVIDYVRKMNAESKRVENYYQKAAQMTQPQVDALAESEWKAHVTTSAWDNIQNKFRGNATSCFEKINGGQKVAEVAQELGLSESSVYVYFKRVKDHLIAEVRRLENAWG